A genome region from Fusobacterium simiae includes the following:
- a CDS encoding permease-like cell division protein FtsX — translation MYKLFGYGLKGIPYINRLKNRVFYAVVITVVALNIFISFSLNLRNLTNEKMFNSFIIADLQNNLDNEKKNEIEKYILGINGVRSVRFMDKSESFKNLQNELNISIPESSNPLTDSLVISVKDSTLLGHIQEVIEAREEVKEVYKDESYLKQSKEQGFITSIAQIGSGIFSFFIALITIIIFNFGVAIEFLNNANTGLDYAENIRKSKIRNLLSFTMSTVIGTLIFFNIYVLFRRYVSNANFNSSMLSLKEIILWHLGAIVILNLLVWLIPANVGRIEYADEEDDDDELDDEFYDSVYDDDEEDGDYDDEFEDDED, via the coding sequence ATGTATAAGTTATTTGGTTATGGATTGAAAGGTATTCCTTATATAAATAGATTAAAAAATAGAGTATTTTATGCAGTTGTAATTACAGTTGTTGCATTAAATATTTTTATAAGTTTTTCATTAAATTTAAGGAATTTAACTAATGAAAAAATGTTTAATTCTTTTATAATAGCAGATTTACAGAATAATCTTGATAATGAAAAAAAGAATGAAATAGAAAAATATATATTAGGAATAAATGGAGTTCGTTCAGTGAGATTTATGGATAAATCTGAAAGTTTTAAGAATCTACAAAATGAACTTAATATTTCAATTCCTGAATCAAGTAACCCTCTTACAGATTCATTGGTAATCTCTGTAAAAGATTCAACTCTTTTAGGGCATATTCAGGAAGTCATTGAAGCTAGAGAAGAAGTGAAAGAAGTATATAAAGATGAATCTTATTTAAAGCAATCCAAAGAGCAAGGTTTTATAACTTCAATAGCACAAATAGGAAGTGGTATTTTTTCATTTTTTATAGCACTTATTACAATAATTATATTTAACTTTGGAGTTGCAATAGAATTTTTAAATAATGCTAACACAGGGCTTGATTATGCTGAAAATATAAGGAAATCCAAAATTAGAAATCTGCTATCTTTTACTATGTCAACTGTGATAGGGACTTTAATATTTTTTAATATATATGTACTTTTTAGAAGATATGTATCTAATGCAAATTTCAATTCATCAATGTTATCTTTAAAAGAAATTATTTTATGGCATCTTGGAGCAATAGTAATTTTGAATCTTTTAGTTTGGTTAATTCCTGCAAATGTTGGAAGAATAGAGTATGCTGATGAAGAAGATGACGATGACGAACTTGATGATGAATTTTATGACAGTGTTTATGACGATGATGAAGAAGATGGGGATTATGACGATGAGTTTGAAGATGATGAGGACTAA
- the recN gene encoding DNA repair protein RecN, which translates to MGRKLMLRELKIENLAIIDELDIEFDKGFIVLTGETGAGKSIILSGINLLIGEKASVDMIRDGEENLVAQGVFDVDKEQKKRLEAMGIDIDGDEIIIRRSYSRSGKARAFVNNVRVTLVDLKEIASTLVDIVGQHSHQMLLNKNNHIKLLDSFLNKDEKDLKENLVNLLSQYREISAKIEDIEREKKETLEKKEFYEYQLEEIEKLKLKDGEDELLEAEYKRVFNAEKIREKVYESLEYLKDDDDSALSLIINSIRNIEYLGKYDERYTELAKRMENAYYELEDCAGEIEDISKGIDVNESDLDKIAGRMNTLKRIKEKYKRTLPELIAYREDLKEKLSDIDSGDFKTKELKKELNKIKAEYDKLAEKLTNSRKEIAVKIENELLNELKFLNMEDAKLKVQINKLEKMTNDGYDEVEFFISTNIGQDLKPLNKIASGGEVSRVMLALKVIFSKVDNIPILIFDEIDTGIGGETVRKIALKLKEIGDNTQIISITHSPVIASKASQQFYIEKYVENSKTISRVKKLSPDERIKEIGRMLVGEKINDEVLEIANKMLNEG; encoded by the coding sequence ATGGGGAGAAAACTTATGCTAAGAGAACTAAAAATAGAAAATTTAGCTATTATAGATGAGTTAGATATTGAGTTTGACAAAGGTTTTATAGTTTTAACAGGGGAAACAGGTGCAGGGAAATCCATTATATTAAGTGGAATTAATCTGCTTATCGGAGAAAAAGCCAGTGTTGATATGATTAGAGACGGAGAAGAAAATCTTGTTGCACAAGGTGTTTTTGATGTTGATAAAGAACAAAAGAAAAGGCTTGAAGCTATGGGAATAGATATTGATGGAGATGAAATAATTATAAGAAGGTCTTACAGTAGAAGTGGTAAAGCAAGAGCTTTTGTAAATAATGTCAGAGTAACTTTGGTAGATTTAAAAGAAATAGCTTCAACTCTTGTTGATATTGTGGGACAACATTCACATCAAATGTTACTTAATAAAAATAATCATATAAAACTTTTAGATAGTTTTCTTAATAAAGATGAAAAAGATTTAAAAGAAAATTTAGTAAATCTTTTATCTCAATATAGAGAAATTAGTGCTAAGATAGAAGATATTGAAAGAGAAAAAAAAGAAACCTTAGAAAAAAAAGAATTTTATGAATATCAACTTGAAGAAATAGAGAAATTAAAGTTAAAAGATGGAGAAGATGAACTTTTAGAGGCTGAATATAAAAGAGTGTTTAATGCAGAAAAAATTAGAGAAAAAGTCTATGAAAGTTTAGAATATCTAAAAGATGATGATGATTCTGCACTAAGTTTAATAATAAATTCTATAAGAAATATAGAATATCTTGGAAAATATGATGAAAGATACACAGAGTTAGCAAAAAGAATGGAAAATGCTTATTATGAATTGGAAGACTGTGCCGGGGAAATTGAAGATATTTCCAAAGGTATAGATGTAAATGAAAGTGATCTAGATAAGATTGCTGGTAGAATGAATACTTTAAAAAGAATTAAAGAAAAGTATAAGAGAACATTACCAGAACTTATAGCTTATAGAGAAGATTTAAAAGAAAAACTGTCTGATATAGATAGTGGAGATTTTAAGACAAAAGAGTTAAAGAAGGAGCTTAATAAAATTAAAGCAGAATATGATAAATTAGCAGAAAAATTAACAAATTCAAGAAAAGAAATAGCAGTAAAAATTGAAAATGAGCTATTAAATGAATTAAAATTTTTAAATATGGAAGATGCTAAGTTAAAAGTGCAAATAAATAAATTGGAAAAAATGACTAATGATGGCTATGATGAAGTTGAATTTTTTATCTCAACTAACATAGGACAAGATTTAAAACCATTAAATAAAATAGCCTCTGGTGGAGAAGTTAGCAGGGTTATGCTTGCACTTAAAGTTATTTTTTCAAAGGTGGATAATATACCTATTTTAATTTTTGATGAAATTGATACAGGTATAGGTGGCGAGACTGTTAGAAAAATAGCTTTAAAACTTAAAGAAATTGGAGATAATACTCAAATTATTTCAATTACTCACTCCCCAGTGATAGCCTCTAAAGCATCTCAACAATTCTATATAGAAAAATATGTGGAAAATTCTAAGACTATCAGTAGAGTTAAGAAATTATCCCCTGATGAAAGAATAAAAGAAATTGGAAGAATGTTAGTTGGAGAGAAAATTAATGATGAAGTTTTAGAAATAGCAAATAAAATGTTAAATGAGGGATAA
- a CDS encoding NAD(+)/NADH kinase, with product MIKLSIIYNEDKENAKKIYNELLKFLKSKKEFEILNNKKLSEAEYIVVIGGDGTLLRTFKNIKDRKVKIIAINSGSLGYLTEIRKDQYKEIFENILKGKVNIEERYFFTVSIGKKKYNALNEVFLTKDNIKRNIVSSEIYVNDKFLGKFKGDGVIICTPTGSTAYSLSAGGPIVTPELKLFLITPIAPHNLNTRPIILSGDVKIILTLAGPSEFGIVNIDGHTYHKINIEDEVEISYSKESLKIVLPDARNYYSVLREKLKWGENLC from the coding sequence ATGATAAAATTAAGTATTATTTATAATGAAGATAAAGAAAATGCTAAAAAAATCTATAATGAACTTTTAAAATTTTTAAAATCTAAAAAAGAATTTGAAATTTTAAATAACAAAAAACTATCTGAAGCTGAGTATATAGTAGTTATAGGAGGAGATGGAACTCTTCTTAGAACTTTTAAAAATATAAAAGATAGGAAAGTTAAAATAATTGCAATTAACTCTGGGTCATTAGGTTATCTTACAGAAATCAGAAAAGACCAATATAAAGAAATATTTGAAAATATATTAAAAGGTAAAGTGAATATTGAAGAAAGGTATTTTTTTACTGTAAGTATAGGAAAAAAGAAATATAATGCTTTAAATGAAGTATTTTTAACAAAGGATAATATAAAAAGAAATATAGTATCCTCTGAAATTTATGTGAATGATAAATTTTTAGGTAAATTTAAAGGAGATGGTGTAATTATTTGTACTCCAACAGGTTCAACAGCTTATTCATTATCTGCTGGGGGACCTATTGTAACTCCTGAATTAAAATTGTTTTTAATAACACCAATAGCACCTCATAATTTGAATACAAGACCTATAATTTTATCAGGTGATGTAAAAATAATCTTGACTTTAGCAGGACCAAGTGAATTTGGTATTGTAAATATAGATGGACATACTTATCATAAAATAAATATTGAAGATGAAGTAGAGATTTCTTATTCAAAGGAAAGTTTGAAAATTGTTCTTCCAGATGCAAGAAATTATTATAGTGTTTTAAGAGAAAAACTTAAATGGGGAGAAAACTTATGCTAA
- a CDS encoding site-specific integrase translates to MNILEKYTENLAVKKNLLQSTIEAYKLDINEYLEFLKAKNIDILDTDEKIFNEYFSDVEKNYKVATFNRKYSTIRGFYKFLLKNRYIEKIFEYKISKDKISSKNNSKSEIVFRKKEYQDFINSLSDNFNEMRLMLISKMIVEYKISLVNIFEIQIKDLIKYNFQKIIIVRNNKIISYDINNEMEKELRNYYEKYASEKRFLFGVYGKSTFISDLKRYNLDFKTLKNCMQEDEKDLIENIRKIYFEIGIGDK, encoded by the coding sequence GTGAACATTTTAGAAAAATACACAGAAAATTTAGCAGTAAAAAAGAATTTATTACAATCTACTATTGAAGCCTATAAATTAGATATAAATGAATATCTTGAATTTTTAAAAGCCAAAAATATAGATATTTTAGACACTGATGAAAAAATATTTAATGAGTATTTCTCTGATGTAGAAAAAAATTATAAGGTGGCTACTTTTAATAGAAAGTATAGCACTATAAGAGGTTTTTATAAGTTTCTTTTAAAAAATAGATACATAGAAAAGATTTTTGAATATAAAATATCAAAAGATAAAATTAGTAGTAAAAATAATTCAAAAAGTGAGATTGTATTTAGAAAAAAAGAATATCAAGATTTTATAAATTCTTTGTCAGACAATTTTAATGAGATGAGGTTAATGCTTATTTCAAAAATGATAGTTGAATATAAAATAAGTCTTGTCAATATCTTTGAAATTCAAATTAAAGATTTAATAAAATATAATTTTCAAAAAATTATTATAGTAAGAAATAATAAAATTATTAGCTATGATATAAATAATGAAATGGAAAAAGAGTTAAGAAATTATTATGAAAAATATGCTTCTGAAAAAAGATTTTTATTTGGAGTATATGGAAAATCAACTTTTATTTCAGATTTGAAAAGATATAATTTAGATTTTAAAACTTTAAAAAATTGTATGCAGGAAGATGAAAAGGACTTAATTGAAAATATTAGAAAAATATATTTTGAGATAGGAATAGGAGATAAATAA
- a CDS encoding peptidylprolyl isomerase, with protein MEEDKVLHGILLKKAKEAQYTNYEIEQLNLQSESLFIRYYLEREAAKIVENTNIEEKVLKKIYEENKELYKFAEKVKLDTIFVRDLAKAEEILKDVNVENFNELKEKNDEKGQGAKGMTDEFLSITEIHPVIAEEILKENEKNIIIKKAIPVQEGFHIIYLKDKEEARQAAYDEARETILSDVKRNIFSQVYNQLIEDIANETVKPKEPVNIVKKKENKNIGVGTKE; from the coding sequence ATGGAAGAAGATAAGGTCTTACATGGTATTTTATTAAAAAAAGCAAAAGAAGCTCAATATACAAATTATGAAATTGAACAATTAAACTTACAATCTGAAAGTCTTTTCATAAGATATTATTTAGAAAGAGAAGCTGCTAAAATTGTTGAAAATACAAATATAGAAGAAAAAGTATTAAAAAAAATATATGAAGAAAATAAAGAATTATATAAATTTGCTGAAAAAGTAAAACTTGACACTATATTTGTAAGAGATTTAGCTAAAGCTGAAGAAATATTAAAAGATGTAAATGTAGAGAATTTCAATGAACTTAAAGAAAAAAATGATGAAAAGGGTCAAGGAGCAAAAGGAATGACAGATGAATTTTTATCTATAACAGAAATTCATCCAGTAATAGCAGAAGAGATTTTAAAAGAAAATGAAAAGAATATTATAATAAAAAAAGCTATTCCTGTACAAGAAGGTTTCCACATCATTTATTTAAAGGATAAAGAAGAAGCAAGACAAGCTGCTTATGATGAAGCAAGAGAAACTATATTGTCAGATGTTAAAAGAAATATATTTAGTCAAGTTTATAACCAATTAATAGAAGATATAGCAAATGAAACAGTGAAACCTAAAGAACCTGTAAATATTGTAAAAAAGAAAGAAAATAAGAATATAGGAGTAGGTACAAAAGAATAA
- the era gene encoding GTPase Era yields the protein MKAGFIAVVGRPNVGKSTLINRLVSEKVAIVSDKAGTTRDNIKGILNFKDNQYIFIDTPGIHKPQHLLGEYMTNIAIKILKDVDVILFLIDASKPIGTGDMFVMDRINESAKKKPRILLVNKVDLISDKQKEEKLQEIEEKLGGFDRIIFASGMYAFGVSELLQAIDPYLEEGVKYYPDDMYTDMSTYRIITEIIREKILLKTRDEIPHSVAVEIIDVERKEGQKDKFNINIYVERDSQKGIIIGKNGKMLKEIGVEARKEIEEKLGEKIYLGLWVKVKDDWRKKKPFLKEMGYVEEK from the coding sequence ATGAAAGCAGGATTTATAGCTGTTGTAGGTAGACCAAATGTTGGGAAATCAACTTTAATAAATAGACTTGTGTCTGAAAAGGTTGCCATTGTTTCTGATAAAGCAGGAACAACAAGAGATAATATAAAAGGAATTTTAAATTTTAAGGATAATCAATATATTTTTATAGATACACCAGGAATACATAAACCACAACATCTTTTAGGTGAATATATGACAAATATAGCTATTAAAATTTTAAAAGATGTAGATGTAATACTTTTCTTAATTGATGCCTCTAAACCAATAGGAACTGGGGATATGTTTGTAATGGATAGAATTAATGAAAGTGCTAAAAAGAAACCTAGAATTTTACTTGTGAATAAAGTTGATTTGATTTCTGATAAACAAAAAGAAGAAAAATTACAAGAGATAGAAGAAAAATTAGGAGGTTTTGATAGAATAATTTTTGCTTCTGGTATGTATGCCTTTGGAGTGAGTGAACTTTTACAAGCAATAGACCCTTATTTAGAAGAAGGAGTTAAATACTATCCTGATGATATGTACACAGATATGTCCACTTATAGAATAATAACAGAGATAATTCGTGAGAAAATTTTATTGAAGACAAGAGATGAAATACCTCATTCTGTTGCAGTTGAAATAATAGATGTAGAGAGAAAAGAAGGACAAAAAGATAAATTTAATATAAATATCTATGTTGAAAGAGATTCTCAAAAAGGTATTATCATTGGAAAAAATGGTAAGATGTTAAAAGAAATTGGTGTAGAAGCTAGAAAAGAGATAGAAGAAAAATTAGGAGAAAAAATTTATTTGGGACTTTGGGTAAAAGTGAAAGATGATTGGAGAAAGAAAAAACCTTTCTTAAAAGAAATGGGCTATGTTGAGGAGAAATAA
- a CDS encoding murein hydrolase activator EnvC family protein: MSLKMMRTKILLTFFLLSASIYPASVNDMNKRLKNIDKEIAKKNTRIKAIDTETSKLEKMIKDLEDEIKKLEHERKEIEDEITVVKKNIDYSRKNLEISEVEHDRKESEFIAKIIAWDKYSKIHNKEIDEKVLLTKNYREMLHGDLERMGHIEKVTGSIKEVKEKIEAEKKKLDRLEAELRENLRKSDAKKEEQKKLKEKLQVEKKGHQSSIEKLKKEKQRISKEIERIIRENARKAAEKAAREKAAKNKNKGKGKGTTKVTTTTMDMPKISNPEAYKRIGKTIKPLNGQIVVYFGQKKAGVVESNGIEIKGKLGNPIVASKAGTVIYADKFQGLGKVVMIDYGSGIIGVYGNLLAVKVNLNSKVSSGQTIGVLGLSSDKEPNLYYELRANLRPIDPLPTF, encoded by the coding sequence ATGAGTTTGAAGATGATGAGGACTAAAATACTTTTAACATTTTTTCTTTTATCAGCAAGTATTTATCCAGCTTCTGTAAATGATATGAATAAAAGATTGAAAAATATAGATAAGGAAATTGCAAAGAAAAATACTCGTATAAAAGCAATAGATACAGAAACTTCTAAACTTGAGAAAATGATAAAAGATTTAGAAGATGAAATCAAAAAGCTGGAACATGAAAGAAAAGAGATAGAAGATGAAATAACAGTAGTCAAGAAAAATATAGACTATAGTAGAAAAAACTTAGAAATATCAGAAGTAGAACATGATAGAAAAGAATCTGAATTTATAGCCAAAATCATTGCTTGGGATAAATACAGCAAGATACATAATAAAGAAATAGATGAAAAAGTGTTACTTACTAAAAATTATAGAGAAATGCTACATGGTGATTTGGAAAGAATGGGACATATAGAAAAAGTAACAGGTAGTATTAAAGAAGTAAAAGAAAAGATAGAAGCAGAAAAAAAGAAATTGGACAGACTTGAAGCAGAACTTCGAGAAAATTTAAGAAAAAGTGATGCCAAAAAAGAAGAACAAAAGAAATTAAAAGAAAAACTACAAGTTGAAAAGAAAGGACATCAATCATCTATTGAAAAGTTAAAGAAAGAAAAACAAAGAATTTCAAAAGAAATTGAAAGAATTATAAGAGAAAATGCTAGAAAAGCTGCTGAAAAAGCTGCAAGAGAAAAGGCAGCTAAAAATAAGAATAAAGGCAAGGGTAAAGGAACTACAAAGGTTACTACTACCACTATGGATATGCCAAAGATAAGTAATCCAGAGGCATATAAGAGAATAGGAAAAACAATCAAACCATTAAATGGACAAATAGTTGTTTACTTTGGACAAAAGAAAGCAGGGGTTGTTGAAAGTAATGGTATAGAAATTAAAGGTAAACTAGGAAATCCAATAGTTGCTTCTAAGGCTGGAACAGTTATTTATGCAGATAAGTTCCAAGGCTTAGGAAAAGTTGTTATGATAGACTATGGAAGTGGAATAATAGGAGTGTATGGAAATTTACTTGCTGTAAAAGTTAATTTAAATTCAAAGGTAAGTTCAGGGCAAACAATAGGGGTATTAGGTTTATCTAGTGATAAAGAGCCTAATCTATATTATGAATTAAGAGCAAATTTAAGACCTATTGATCCATTACCAACATTTTAA
- a CDS encoding adhesion protein FadA — protein MKKFLLLAVLAVSASAFAATDAASLVGELQALDAEYQNLASQEEARFNEEAAQADAAKQALAQNEQVYNELSQRAQKLQAEANTRFYKSQYQELASKYEDALKKLEAEMEQQKSVISDFEKIQALRAGN, from the coding sequence ATGAAAAAATTTTTATTATTAGCAGTATTAGCAGTTTCTGCTTCAGCATTTGCAGCAACTGATGCAGCAAGTTTGGTAGGTGAATTACAAGCATTAGACGCTGAATACCAAAACTTAGCATCTCAAGAAGAAGCAAGATTTAATGAAGAAGCAGCACAAGCTGACGCTGCTAAACAAGCATTAGCACAAAATGAACAAGTTTACAATGAATTATCTCAAAGAGCTCAAAAACTTCAAGCAGAAGCTAACACAAGATTCTACAAATCTCAATATCAAGAATTAGCTTCTAAATATGAAGATGCTTTAAAGAAATTAGAAGCTGAAATGGAACAACAAAAATCTGTTATTTCTGATTTTGAAAAAATTCAAGCTTTAAGAGCTGGTAACTAA